The following nucleotide sequence is from Coffea eugenioides isolate CCC68of chromosome 3, Ceug_1.0, whole genome shotgun sequence.
CAACAGCCAGACAATGGGAATAGAAATTGCATTTCTTTCTTAATGATTAATTTCCAAGAGTTTCCAACAAGGTGTGGCACCTATCACGAAACATTTACTAAGTTTCATTCCACCTGCTATCCTTTGTTTTGAATGCAAAATGATGAATATGCTTTGGTGGATGCAGTGTGCTGCTCAGGTGCAGTGCCAGGTGCAGTGGTAACGCAGCAAGTGGATTTAGTGGCCAGTGATttattttaccctaaaatagatAATATTGAAGTCAATTTATAAAGCATGTGACCTAGTACAAATGGTGAGTCAAGGTGAAGCGTTTAAATAACACTACTTACTGGCATTCAAGTTTACTATTCTAAGATGGTTTTCTGTGGTTTTGATTATGGGTGTAAAACGAATTATGCCTGAGTTTTTTGAAGTAAAATTAGTTCAAAATCGAGTAATAAACTAGAAAACAAAGCATCAACGAGCATATTGATCGAGTTATCATTCCCCTActagaaatttgaaaaaaaaaatagtgttCGATCTCATTTTCATACACATAAAAAGATGAAATTTACGTACTTATTCAACTTCTACTAGAAAATTAACTTTCATTAAAAACTTTGTTCAAGTTGGAGTCCGATAAGCACTAATTTCAAGTTTATTACGAACTCCAACCAAGTTTTAATGTTTCGGTATTCAGTTCGTTTGCGTTACTCTTTTTTAGATAGAGTACTTCGAATTTTCAACAGAGTTAATGTTGGATGTCATTCCAAATATATCCCATCATCTAATTTTAGGTAAGTCAAAATTATTGCCATGCGCAAGCGAAAATCATATCTCTAAATAACCACCTTTGTAAAGTGTTCCACTTAGCCGAAAATAAAGTCAATTTAGGCAACTTTTATTCAGAAATTTGTTGGAAATAGCTctaatagcaaaaaaaaaaaaaaaaaaaatggtttctcATAGACGGTAATTGGTAGAGAAATTGTGAATACATCTTGGAATTCCATTTCCATTCCACCTGCAGTCTTGTGTCGaagacttgaaaaaaaaaaggaaaagaaaaacaaataatcACACCTTTATATCATCATGTCACCCTCGACGATACAATTTAAATGTGAGACGTAGTTGCTAAATTATCATATCTTCTAAACTGCCAAGTTTCGCTTTCTAAAGCCAACGAGCTCCTTCCCAGAATCTTTGCTGTCCAAGACAACGGCAGCATAGGTGTTTGAAGTACCATTTTCAGCTGCCTTAATGAGGAGGCCATACTCGGTTTTTGCTCCACTTTGTTGGCTTGCAGCCTTTAAAACATTTTCAAACCggatattttctttcttttgcttgttGTTTTCGTCCACAGCAAATTTTCCTATCGTGACAACCAAAGGGTCCTCAGGGTCTAGTGCACGGAAACCATCCGCGGGGCCTAGGACCTCGTTGGCGTCATCGGCAGCCGTCGTCACCGAGATGTCGAAAAGTGTAGAGGAAAtcaagaaagagaagaagatgatgagAAGAGGGCGGAATTCTTTTGCCATTTTGGAGGGTTTAAGTTAATTTTTCTTGTGAGTGAAAATGTGGGGCACGAGGAGGTTTTGGACCTCTGGTTATTTATGGCCTGAATTGGGAGGGTATGGTTTGGAATTTATAGCACTTTCAAGAAGACGGGATTaagcgtttttttttttatgaaaatttttgtttgttttggaaGGATATCTTAAATGATATATATAATTGTAAATCTTAAATTGAATGTCGACTTCTTGGTTAAGTCATTCATTAGGGTATATCCCATTTTATGCAAGGTTATTCTTCTTGTGCTTTTCATCATTTGTTAAACCGTACAAAATTATCAAGGAGGCATTACCATTGTTAGGACCGGGCCAGGaatagacaaactcaagttagcacaaagtaggcggtataaccgaccatataatagataggcggtagataccagccatataataattaggcggtaaaaccgaccatataaagacggataacaaagcaaataaaagacacagaagatttacgtggttcggtcaaattgacctacgtccacgggcgagggaggagcaatatttctactatgggcacttacaaaagagtttagaaaatattcctaaactcaaatcaagagagcctaaaatatttaaCTGAATGGGCTAGATGACtcaagaagctaatagcccatataactctcttgagtggtgcgAGTTGAAACCTTCATCAGGCTCCCTTATTTATAGGAAACCAAAGGAAGAATTCCTTTGGCTTCTACCGATGTGGGACGAAGCAAAGTGAAAAAATTATGCCACAAAGTCAGTCAACATTTGCGGCCGTTGaaatcaacaaatctccaccttggcataattttaGTTCCACCATCGACAATAGTAAAACtgctccaccttctccacataAGCCTCAATAGGCTTAGATCACCAGCAATGAACaccaaccaaatccaagcactgcttgaacttgtaaaGTGGAAGATGTTTGGTAAACATATCGGCTGGATTGTCCTTAgtattgattttctgaataaggacttttccctcagcaatgatatcccgaatgaagtgatacttcacatcaatgtgtttcgtcctctcatgatacatctgatctttagtcaagtgtatggcactttgactatcacagtgaatATCAGTAACACCTTGATATAGACTTAACTCGCTAAATaaactcttcaaccacaaggcttctttgattgcctcggtTATAGCCATATATTCTGCTTCTGTAGTAGACAAAGCTACGACAGGTTGTAAagtagctttccaactaacagcacaaccgccaatgcaaaatacatagcctgaaagtgatcttctcctgtcaagatccccagcgtagtctgagtctacaaaaccaaccaaagtgttattatttcttccaaactccaaacatgcatttgaagtacctcgcaagtatctgagaatccacttcacagcTTGCCAATGTGCTTTACCAGGGcaagacatatatctgctaacaacactgactgcttgtgcaatatctggacgagtacaaaccattgcatacataatactgccgactgcactggaataaggaacccgtgccatataatcttcctcttcatctgattttggtgattgagcagcagatagccgaaaatggctagcaagaggagtagatactggtttagcatctttcatgccaaaacgctccaaAACTTTCTCAAGGTAATTTTTCTGGGTCAAGAACAACTTCCCTACTCCTCGATCTCGCTTGatatccatgccaagaattttcttagctgctcccaaatctttcatttcaaattcactatttaactgcagtttcaaagtgtgaatttctgacaaattcttggcagcaatgagcatgtcatcaacataaagcagcaaataaatgaaagaaccatcatttaacttccggaagtaaacacaactatcatacatgctcctcaaataaccatgacccaacataaaggaatcaaaccttttataccattgtcttggagactgcttcaatccatataaggatttcttcaataagcaaacatggtcttccttaccttcaatctcaaaaccctggggttgtctcatataaatttgttcttcaagttcgccatgtaagaaagctgtcttaacatcaagctgctctaactccaaattatacatggctactaaagcaagcaaaacacgaatagagctatgtttaacaacaggtgagaatatatcattaaaatcaacaccttgtacCTGACTATAGCCCTTTGCAACCAATCGTGCTTTATATCTTGCATCTTCAACCCCTGGAAtaccttccttcttcttgaagaCCCACTTGCAACCGACAATTTTCTTAGCTGACGGCGGCTTTACAAGAACCCAAGTTTCATTACGATgaagagattcaatttcttcattcatcgcaatcaaccactttgcagaatcatcacaagaaactgcttctgaataggtggaaggctcaccaactgcatcagtttcttctgcaacagacaaagcatatgcaactaaatttgcatatctttgtggtggtcgaatgTCTCTCCTTTGTCTATCTCTGGCTATGGAATACTCCTCTTCTTCTGAACTATCTTCAATAGTAGATTCAAGTGCATCTACTGGCACTTGCTGAATAGAAGATTTGGATTGAGAAGGACCAGAACTGCCAATATCAAGCTCCACCTGCTTCTGTGTACTATCAGTAGTACAAGGACTAGAAGATTCCTTCTTGGAAGATAACAtagacaattcatcaaaagtaacatctctactgattacaaattttggggatttgggatcaggacaccataatctgtatcctttcactCCAGAAGCATATCCAAGAAAAATGCACCTTTTAGCCCTAGGctccaattttccatcattcacgtgcatgtatgctggacacccaaaaacttttaaattggagtaatcagcaggagtacctgaccaaacttcctcaggagttttgaaatcaagagatgcagaaggagaacggttgacaatataacaggccatattgatcgcctctgcccaaaagtcgtttgtcaaccctgcattggagatcatacatcttgctctctccaaaagagttctgttcatacgttcagccacaccattttgttgaggcgtcATTCTGACGGTGTGATgccgaacaattccttcattcttgcagaattcattaaattcacctccacaaaattccatgccattatctgttctCAACCGGTTAATATGCTTTCCTGtttgtttctcaatcaaaactttccattgcttgaaagttaggaaaacatcatttttatgcttaagaaaatatacccaaactttccttgaataatcatcaatgaaagtcaacatgtaCCTGGCACCTCCTTTAGAAGAAGCACGAGAAGGCCCCCAGAGGTCTGAATGAATGTAGTCCAAAGTTCCTTTTGTCCTGTGAACTGCCGGCAACTGGAAGCTAACTCTCTTCTGTTTTCCAAAAATGCAATGTTCACAGAGTCCCATCTTTCCAATACTTTGACTACCAAGAAGACCTCGTTTGCATAAAATAGATAAGCCTTTCTCGCTCATGTGCCCCAATCTCATGTGCCATAATTTGGTAAAATCAGAATAGGACATAGTTGATGTAGAAACAGCAGCAGCACCTGTAACagtagatccctgcaaaatatatAGAGTACCAGATCTGTGTGCCTTCATAACAACAAGAGCTCCTCGACTGATTTTGAGAACTCCATCTCCACCTGAATACCTGCACCCAATAGACTCAAGAGtgcccaaagagatgagatttttctttaaatctggaacatgtctaacatctgtgagcgtcctcacaataccatcgtacattttaatccggattgtgcctttgccaacaactttacaaacagcgttgttgcccattaagacaactccaccttcagctgattcatatgttgaaaaccagtccctattgggacacatatgatatgaacaacccgaatctaaaatccactcattgttagacctaaaattattttccgttgcacagaaaatggttccatcattctcatcagCTGCTATACTAGCCTCAGCGGATTCagtatttttctcaacaaatttccctttttgcttttctttatttttcaatttaaagcaatcagagataacatggcccttctttttacaataattgcacaccacatttttatgtctggatttggatctacttctattttctgtgtttctcttttcagatctaccccgaacaaacaagccatcggcttgactcccactagtttccccagtaatatccctatctatctgctctttagattttaatgcagatttaatttcccgatacaaaattgtttcctttccataaatcatagtatcgcggaaatgcttaaaagactggggaagggaacacaaaagtaatagggcttgatcttcatcatcaattttcgaatctatattccccaaatccataataatggaatcaaatttatcaagatgggagagtatagatgtaccttcagaCATCCGAAACATGTACAAACTCTGCTTCAGATATAGTCGATTCTCgactgtcttcttcatatacaaggctttcaatttatcccacaTAGCCTTGGCCGAAGTCTCCGTTGCTACCTCACACAATACCTCATCGGAGAGATTTAAGATTATGCTGGATCTGGCCTTCTTATCCATATCGGCGAAATCCGCATCCTTGACTTCTTCTGGTTTGTTCTCGATTCCGTGAATCGCTAGATCAACTCCGTCTTGAACAAGaatggcctccatcttgagctgccacattccgaagttgacattcctgtcgaatttctcgacaaccgtctttgttatcgtcattgttgccacaaaatcTGTAACGTGAAGTTTGTCTCAAAAAACTGGCCAAACAAATATGCAAGTCTCGTGAGCGGGCCCCACAGGGTGAGCGGATCCCACGAGATAAGCGGGCCCCACGGGATGAACGGACCCCACAAGGTGAGCGGACCCCACGGATGAACGGACCCCACAGGATGAGTGGGCCCCACAGGATGGACGGACCCCACCAGATGAACGGGCCCCACCAGATGAACCTGTCTTGCAAAATATAAcaaccagctctgataccagtttgttaggaccgggccaggaat
It contains:
- the LOC113766686 gene encoding uncharacterized protein LOC113766686; the protein is MAKEFRPLLIIFFSFLISSTLFDISVTTAADDANEVLGPADGFRALDPEDPLVVTIGKFAVDENNKQKKENIRFENVLKAASQQSGAKTEYGLLIKAAENGTSNTYAAVVLDSKDSGKELVGFRKRNLAV